In Kutzneria kofuensis, the DNA window ACGCTGCGGTGAATACGTTCCCGGGCCTTGTACACACCGCCCGTCACGTCACGAAAGTCGGTAACACCCGAAGCCCGTGGCCCAACCCGTAAGGGAGGGAGCGGTCGAAGGTGGGACTGGCGATTGGGACGAAGTCGTAACAAGGTAGCCGTACCGGAAGGTGCGGCTGGATCACCTCCTTTCTAAGGAGCACCCAACACGAGGCCTGTGGCCGAGTGGAGGATCACTTACTGGAGCGACCGTCTTCAGAGTGATTGCTCATAGATGTGGATGCTGGCTAGATGCAACAGAGCTGGTTGGCCGGCTCGTTAGTACTGCTCTTTGGAGCGTGGAACGCGATGCTGTGCGGGCTGGTTGGGGTTGTCAGTACGCTGTTGGGTCCTGAGGGAACACGCGAAAGCGGTGTTGCTTCGAACCACAGGGTTCGGCCCGAGTTCAAACCGGCCACACGGAGTGTGTGGAGCTAGGTGGCTCGTGAATGGGTTGGACTTCCTGGTTGTTCTTTGAGAACTACACAGTGGATGCGAGCATCTTTGTGGCAAGTTATGAAGAGCACACGGTGGATGTCTTGGCACCAGGAGCCGATGAAGGACGTAGGAGGCTGCGAAAAGCCTCGGGGAGCTGCCAACCGAGCTGTGATCCGAGGGTGTCCGAATGGGGAAACCCGGCCTCAGTCATGTGGGGTCACCCGCGCCTGAATATATAGGGTGTGTGGAGGGAACGTGGGGAAGTGAAACATCTCAGTACCCACAGGAAGAGAAAACAACCGTGATTCCGTGAGTAGTGGCGAGCGAAAGCGGATGAGGCTAAACCATGGACGTGTGATACCTGGCAGGGGTTGCGTTTGTGGGGTCGTGGGATATTGCTTGTCTGGGCTGCTGACCAGGCGGGAAGTCAGAAAACAGTGTGTTAGTGGAATCAGTTTGGGAAACTGGACCGTAGAGGGTGATAGTCCCGTACGCGAAAACATGCTGTCTTCCTTGCAATGCTCCCAAGTAGCAGCGAGCTCGTGGAATTTGCTGTGAATCTGGCGGGACCACCCGCTAAGCCTAAATACTCCCTGGTGACCGATAGCGGACTAGTACCGTGAGGGAAAGATGAAAAGTACCCCGGGAGGGGAGTGAAAGAGTACCTGAAACCGTGTGCTTACAATCCGTCAGAGCCTCCTTTGCAGGGGTGATGGCGTGCCTTTTGAAGAATGAGCCTGCGAGTTAGTGGTACGTGGCGAGGTTAACCTGTGTGGGGTAGCCGTAGCGAAAGCGAGTCCGAATAGGGCGTTTTAGTCGCGTGCTCTAGACCCGAAGCGGGGTGATCTAGCCATGGCCAGGGTGAAGCGCGGGTAAGACCGTGTGGAGGCCCGAACCCACCAGGGTTGAAAACCTGGGGGATGAGCTGTGGTTAGGGGTGAAAGGCCAATCAAACTCCGTGATAGCTGGTTCTCCCCGAAATGCATTTAGGTGCAGCGTCGCGTGTTTCGTGGTGGGGGTAGAGCACTGGATGGCCTAGGGGGCCTACAAGCTTACTGAAGTCAACCAAACTCCGAATACCATTACGTGAGAGCGTGGCAGTGAGACTGCGGGCGATAAGGTTCGTAGTCGAGAGGGAAACAGCCCAGAACACCAGCTAAGGCCCCAAAGTGTGTGCTAAGTGGGAAAGGATGTGGGGTCGCCCAGACAACCAGGAGGTTGGCTTAGAAGCAGCCACCCTTTAAAGAGTGCGTAATAGCTCACTGGTCAAGTGGTCCTGCGCCGACAATGTAGCGGGGCTTAAGCACACCGCCGAAGCTGTGTCATTCGCACATGTGATCCGCGTCAGCTTGCTGGCGTGCAGTCGTGTGGATGGGTAGGGGAGCGTCGTGTGGGGGATGAAGCGGCAGGGGAACCTAGCCGTGGACTCTACGCGAGTGAGAATGCAGGCATGAGTAGCGAATGACGAGTGAGAAACTCGTCCGCCGGATGACCAAGGGTTCCTGGGCCAGGCTAATCCGCCCAGGGTAAGTCGGGACCTAAGGCGAGGCCGACAGGCGTAGTCGATGGACAACGGGTTGATATTCCCGTACCCGTGTAAACGCGTCCATGGTGAGGCTAGTGATGCTAACCGCCCGCGAGCCGCTGAGTCTTCGGATGAGGTGGGGAGTGCGCGGGATCCGATCTAGTAGTAGTCAAGCGATGGGGTGACGCAGGAAGGTAGCTCCGCCAGTGAGTGGTAGTACTGGTGTAAGCGTGTAGGCTGTCAGGGTAGGCAAATCCGTCCTGATGTGTGGCTGAGACGTGATGCGTAGCCGATTGAGGCGAAGTAGAGTGATCCTATGCTGTCGAGAAAAGCCTCTAGCGAGTGTTTATGCGGCCCGTACCCCAAACCGACACAGGTGGTCAGGTAGAGAATACCGAGGCGTTCGGGTGAACTGTGGTTAAGGAACTCGGCAAAATGCCCCCGTAACTTCGGGAGAAGGGGGGCCGAGGGACTTGAAGCCCCTTGCGGGCTAGGGTTTTTCGGCCGCAGAGAGCAGCGAGAAGCGACTGTTTACTAAAAACACAGGTCCATGCGAAGTCGTAAGACGATGTATATGGACTGACGCCTGCCCGGTGCTGGAACGTTAAGGGGACCGGTTAGTCTTTCGGGGCGAAGCTGAGAACTTAAGCGCCAGTAAACGGCGGTGGTAACTATAACCATCCTAAGGTAGCGAAATTCCTTGTCGGGTAAGTTCCGACCTGCACGAATGGCGTAACGACTTCTCGACTGTCTCAACCACAGGCCCGGTGAAATTGCATTACGAGTAAAGATGCTCGTTACGCGCGGCAGGACGGAAAGACCCCGGGACCTTTACTATAGCTTGGTATTGGTGCTCGGTTCGGCTTGTGTAGGATAGGTGGGAGACTGTGAAGCTGGCACGCCAGTGCTGGTGGAGTCGTCGTTGAAATACCACTCTGGTCGTTCTGGGTGTCTAACCTCGGACCGTGATCCGGTTCAGGGACAGTGCCTGGTGGGTAGTTTAACTGGGGCGGTTGCCTCCCAAAGGGTAACGGAGGCGCTCAAAGGTTCCCTCAGCCTGGTTGGCAATCAGGTGTTGAGTGCAAGTGCACAAGGGGGCTTGACTGTGAGACTGACGGGTCGAGCAGGGACGAAAGTCGGAACTAGTGATCCGGCCATGGCTTGTGGAAGCGTGGTCGCTCAACGGATAAAAGGTACCCCGGGGATAACAGGCTGATCTTGCCCAAGAGTCCATATCGACGGCATGGTTTGGCACCTCGATGTCGGCTCGTCGCATCCTGGGGCTGGAGTAGGTCCCAAGGGTTGGGCTGTTCGCCCATTAAAGCGGTACGCGAGCTGGGTTTAGAACGTCGTGAGACAGTTCGGTCCCTATCCGCCGTGCGCGTTGGAGATTTGAGGAAGGCTGTCCCTAGTACGAGAGGACCGGGATGGACGGACCTCTGGTGTGCCAGTTGTCCCGCCAGGGGCATGGCTGGTTGGCTACGTTCGGGAGAGATAACCGCTGAAAGCATCTAAGCGGGAAGCTTGTTCCAAGATGAGATCTCCTACCTCCTTGAGAGGGTAAGGCCTCCTATAGACGATGGGGTTGATAGGCCAGAGATGGAAGCTCGGTAACGGGTGGAGTTGACTGGTACTAATAGGCCGAGGGCTTGTTTACAAAGACGCTTCGCATCCACTGTGTGGTTCTGAAGGAACCAACCAGCGAGGGCTGGGGCCTGTGATGGGTTCTGGGTCTTGGCTGTGGGATTCTTTCATAGTGTTTCGGTGGTGTTGGCGGAGGGGAAACGCCCGGTCCCATTCCGAACCCGGAAGCTAAGCCCTCCTGCGCCGATGGTACTGCACTCGTGAGGGTGTGGGAGAGTAGGACGCCGCCGAACTTAACTTGGGAGGCCCCTGGTTGCGGTAACGCGATCAGGGGCCTTCCGCTATGTCTGGAGTGCCTCCCGAGGAGGCACCCCGAGGGTTGACACGACTACCGTGTCCCCAGGGCCGCATGTTGGCCCGTCGTGTCTAGGAGGTTGTTGTGTCCAGGTTCGGGCAGCGTCCCGGCGATCGTGAGCGCGGTCAGGGCGACCGTCAGCAGCGCACCGGCGGCTATGGATCAAGTGAAGGCCGGGGGCAGCAGCGCGGCGCCGATCGCGGCGAGCGGCGGTCGTACGGCGACCGTCAGCAGGGCGCGCCCCGCCAGGACCGCGGTAACTGGTCCCGCGACAACAACGACCGGGGCGGCAATCGCGGCGCCGGCGGTGGCTACCGCGACCGCAACAGCGACCAGCGTGGCGGTGGCGACCGTCCACGTTGGAACAGCGACCGGGACAGCAACCAGCGCTCGGGCGGCGGCTACCGCTCCGACCGCGCCGGCTCCGGCGACCGCCCGCGCTTCAACGACCGCAACGACCAGCGCGGCGGCGACCGTCCGCGCTATGGCGACCGCGACCAGCAGCGCAGTGGCGACCGGCCCCGCTACGGCGACCGGGACAACCAGCGCCCGCGCTTCAACAATGACCGTGGCGGCGACCGTCCGCGCTACGACAACGACCGTCCTCGCCACGGGGATCGGGACCAGCAGCGTGGTGGCGGGGATCGGCCGCGCTTCAACGACCGTGGCGACCAGCGCGGCGGCGACCGTCCGCGTTACGGCGACCGCGACCAGCAGCGCAGTGGCGACCGGCCCCGCTACGGGGATCGGGACCAGCAGCGCAGTGGCGACCGGCCCCGCTACGGGGATCGGGACCAGCAGCGGGGCGGTGGCGATCGTCCGCGCTTCGGGGACCGGGACAACCAGCGTCCCCGTTTCAACAACGACCGCGGTGGCGACCGTCCTCGGTACAACGACCGGGACAGCGAGCGCCCGCGCTACAACAACCGCGACGCCGGCGACCGGCCGCGGTTCAACGACCGCAACGACCAGCGGGGCGGCGACCGTCCACGTTGGAACAGCGACCGGGACAGCAACCAGCGTTCCGGCGGCGGCTACCGCTCGGACCGTGCCGGCTCGGGTGACCGTCCGCGCTTCAACGACCGCAACGACCAGCGGGGCGGCGACCGTCCGCGCTGGAACAGCGACCGGGACAACAACCAGCGCTCGGGCGGCGGCTACCGCTCCGACCGTGCCGGCTCCGGCGACCGCCCGCGGTCCAACGACCGCGGTGGCGACCGTCCCCGGTACAACGACCGCGTCAACGACCGGGACCGGGACGACCTGCGCGACGGCACGAGCAGCCGGCCGCAGCGGCCGTCGAAGTTCCAGGACCGCAACAGCGACCGTCCGAAGCGGTTCGAGCAGGACCGCACCGGTGACCGGCCGAAGCGGTTCGACGGCGAGCGCAAGCCGCGTGCCGGCCAGACCCGACGCGAGCAGCGGCACGAGCGTCCGCGCCAGTTCGACGAGCGGCCGCCGCTGCGCGCGGTCGAGGACGAGCCGGTCGAGGAGCTCGAGATCGTCGAGCAGGCCGAGGCCGTAGAGGCAGCGGTCGCCGCCGAGGTGGCTCAGGCCGAGACCGCGGAAGCCGCAGCCGAGACGGCCGCCGACGAGGCCGCCGAAACAGGGACCGAGGAGGCCGTCGCCGAGGACCGGGACGAGCCGGAAGCCGAGGCGCAGCAGCAACACGACGAGGTGCCGCAGGCGCAGCGGCAGGACGAGTCGCAGGGGCCGGACCGCGGCGAGCGGGAGCAGCCGCGGCAGGGCAACTCCGGGGCGCCGGAGCTGCCGGAGGGCGCTGTCTTCTCCGCGCTCGACGCCGAGGCGCGCATGGAGCTGCGCAGCCTGCCGAAGGCGCTCGCCGAGGTCGTGGGCGCGCACCTCGTCGCCGCCGGCATGCTGGTGGACGACGAGCCGGAGGAGGCGCTCGCGCACGCCCGGTTCGCCCGGGCCAAGGCGGCCCGGGTCGGTCTGGTGCGCGAGGCCGCCGGCCTGACGGCGTACCACGCGGGCGAGTGGGCGGAGGCGCTGTCCGAGCTGCGCGCGGCCCGGCGCATGAGTGCCGGCCCCGGCCACCTGGCCGTGATGGCGGACTGCGAACGTGCCCTCGGCCGCCCCGAGCGGGCGCTGGACCTGGCCAAGGAGGCCGACGCCCAGCAGCTGACCAAGGCCGAGCAGGTCGAGCTGCGCATCGTCGCCGCCGGCGCGCGGCGCGACATGGGCCAGCTGGAGGCGGCGGTCGTCGCGCTGCAGGGCGAGGACCTCGACCCGGCCAAGCACGAGCCGTGGAGCGCCCGCCTGTTCTACGCCTACGCGGACAACCTCGCGGCCGTCGGCCGCACCGAGGAGGCCATCCGCTGGTTCATGCAGGCCGCCGAGTACGACGAGGACGAGGAGACCGACGCCTCGGAGCGCGCGGTCGAGCTGAGCGAGGGCGACCTGGCCCAGGTCGGCGAGGAGCGGGAGTGACCGAACCGGATCTGCTCGCCGCCTACGACGCCCTGCTGCTCGATCTCGACGGCACCGTCTACCGCGGCGGCGAGGCCGTGCCGGGCGCGGTCGAGGCGATCAAGGCGAGCCGGGATCGCGGCGTCGGCATCCGGTACGTCACCAACAACGCCTCGCGCAAGCCGGCGAGCGTCGCCGCGCACCTGAACGAGCTGGGTTTCCAGGCCGCCGACGAGGAGGTCAGCACCAGCTCCCAGGCTGGCGCGGCGGTGCTGGCCGAGCGTCTCGACCAGGGTGCCCTGGTGCTGATCCTCGGCACGCAGGCGTTGGCCGACGAGGTGACGGCCGTCGGCCTGACGACGACCCGGGAGTTCACTCCCGAGGTCGCCGCCGTCGTGCAGGGGCACTCCCCCGACACGGGCTGGCGCGAGCTCTGCGAGGCGGCGCTGGCCATCCGCAACGGCGCGCTCTGGGTGGCGTGCAACGTCGACGCGACGTTGCCGACCGAGCGGGGTTTAATGCCCGGCAACGGATCCATGGTCGCCGCCCTGCGTGCGGCCACCGATGTGGAACCCGTCGTCGCCGGCAAGCCGGCGCGGCCGCTGATGGACCAGGCGATCCGCTCCGCCGGCGCGCGCAAGCCGCTCGTCGTCGGCGACCGCCTGGACACCGACATCGCCGGCGCCAGTGCCGCCGAGCTGGACGCGCTGCTGGTGCTCACCGGCGTCGCCACCCCGGCGCAGGTGCTCGAAGCGCCGGCCGGACTGCGTCCCCGCTACGTGTCCGCCGACCTGTCCGGCCTGCTCGTGCCGGTGTCCGAGGTGGAGATCGGCAAGCAGCCCGACTGGGACGTGCAGGTCGACGGCGACACGCTCACCGTCAGCGGTTCCGGCGACGCGCTGGCCCTGCTGCGCGGCCTGTGCGCGGCCTGGTGGCAGGCCGGCGGCGGCCCGGTGACCGTTCATGCCGGCGATGAGGCCTCGATGACCGCCTTGGCCGAGCTGAATATCGGCTAGCGTTATCCAGAGACACGCGAGTTACTCCATCCAGGAGCCAGAGATGACCCAGCCGCCAGTTCCGGGTCCGCCGCCGACCACTGGGCGCAGTGTGTCCGCCGGACCGCGCGGACCACTGTGGCCGGCCGACAACAGCGGGGGGCCGGCCCCCCACACCCCCGGCTCACCTATGGCGACCATCGAGTATGCCGTCGCCAGGCTGGCGGAACTCGACACGCTCGACGTCGCCGAGCACCCGGCGCGGTTCGAGGCGGTCCACGCCACGCTGACCGACGCGCTGTCGGCCATCGACGGGTTCTGACACCGTGACCCGCAGGGCGCGGCTCGACGCGGAACTGGTCCGTCGCGGACTGGCCAGGTCCCGCGCGCACGCATCGGAACTGGTCGCCAACGGCCGGGTGACCGTGCGTGGCACCGTGGCGACGAAGGCGGCGACCGCCATCGAGGCGGACACGCCCGTCATCGTGCGTGAGGACGACGACGACCCGAACTGGGCGTCCCGCGGCGCGTACAAGCTGGTCGGCGCGCTCGACGCGTTCGACATCGAGGTCGACGGCCGCCGCTGCCTGGACGCCGGCGCGTCCACCGGCGGCTTCACCGACGTGCTGCTGCGCCGCGGCGCGCGCGAGGTGGTCGCCGCCGACGTGGGCCGCGGCCTGCTGCTGTGGCGGCTGCAGACCGACGACCGGGTCGTCGTGCTGGACAAGACCAACGTGCGTGCGTTGAACCCGGAGTTGACCGGTGGCGTCGTCGATCTCGTGGTCGCCGATCTCTCCTTCATCTCGCTCGGCCTGGTGCTGCCCGCCCTGCTGTCCTGCACGGCCGAGGACGGCGACATCGTGCCGATGGTCAAGCCGCAGTTCCAGGTGGGCAAGGACAACGTCGGTCCCGGCGGGGTGGTGCGCGGCTCGCGGCTGCGCGCGCAGGCCGTGCTCGGCGTCGTCGGCGAGGCCGCCGAGCTGGGGCTGCGCCTGCACGGTGTGGTCGCCAGCCCGCTGCCCGGCCCGTCCGGCAACGTCGAGTACTTCGTGTGGTTGCGGCGCGGCGAGCCGCTGCCGGCCGAGCAGGCCGAGGAGCTGGTCGCCACCGCGGTCCGGGAGGGGCCGAAATGACGCAGCTCAACGTGAACGGCGACCGGGAGATCCTGCTGGTCGTGAAGACGGGCCGGCAGACCAACCTGCGGCTGGCCGAGAAGGTCGCCGGGCGCTTCGCCGAGGCCGGCATCCGGCTGCGCGTCGTCGAGGACGAGGCCGCCGACCTGGACCGCTCCTGCTACGCCGAGGTGGCGCCGGCCAGCACCGCGGCCGTCGGCACCGAGCTGGTGTTCGCCCTCGGCGGCGACGGCACGCTGCTGCGGGCCGCCGAGCTGGCCCGTCCGTTCGGCACGCCGGTGCTGGGCGTCAACCTGGGCCGGGTCGGCTTCCTGGTCGAGGCCGAGATGGACGACCTGGACGAGGCCGTGCAGCGGGTGATCGACCGCAGCTACCACGTCGAGGAGCGGATGACGCTGGACGTGGCGGCGACCGTGCAGGGCGAGGTCATCGCCCACACCTGGGCGCTCAACGAGGCCAGTGTGGAGAAGAGCAGCCGGGAGCGGGTGCTGGACGTGGTCGTCGAGGTCGACGGCCGCCCGGTCTCCGCATTCGGCTGCGACGGTGTGTTGTGCGCCACACCGACCGGCTCGACGGCGTACGCGTTCTCCGCGGGCGGCCCCGTGGTGTGGCCGGACCTGGATGCGCTGCTGGTGGTGCCGAGCAACGCGCACGCGCTGT includes these proteins:
- a CDS encoding tetratricopeptide repeat protein is translated as MSRFGQRPGDRERGQGDRQQRTGGYGSSEGRGQQRGADRGERRSYGDRQQGAPRQDRGNWSRDNNDRGGNRGAGGGYRDRNSDQRGGGDRPRWNSDRDSNQRSGGGYRSDRAGSGDRPRFNDRNDQRGGDRPRYGDRDQQRSGDRPRYGDRDNQRPRFNNDRGGDRPRYDNDRPRHGDRDQQRGGGDRPRFNDRGDQRGGDRPRYGDRDQQRSGDRPRYGDRDQQRSGDRPRYGDRDQQRGGGDRPRFGDRDNQRPRFNNDRGGDRPRYNDRDSERPRYNNRDAGDRPRFNDRNDQRGGDRPRWNSDRDSNQRSGGGYRSDRAGSGDRPRFNDRNDQRGGDRPRWNSDRDNNQRSGGGYRSDRAGSGDRPRSNDRGGDRPRYNDRVNDRDRDDLRDGTSSRPQRPSKFQDRNSDRPKRFEQDRTGDRPKRFDGERKPRAGQTRREQRHERPRQFDERPPLRAVEDEPVEELEIVEQAEAVEAAVAAEVAQAETAEAAAETAADEAAETGTEEAVAEDRDEPEAEAQQQHDEVPQAQRQDESQGPDRGEREQPRQGNSGAPELPEGAVFSALDAEARMELRSLPKALAEVVGAHLVAAGMLVDDEPEEALAHARFARAKAARVGLVREAAGLTAYHAGEWAEALSELRAARRMSAGPGHLAVMADCERALGRPERALDLAKEADAQQLTKAEQVELRIVAAGARRDMGQLEAAVVALQGEDLDPAKHEPWSARLFYAYADNLAAVGRTEEAIRWFMQAAEYDEDEETDASERAVELSEGDLAQVGEERE
- a CDS encoding HAD-IIA family hydrolase, encoding MTEPDLLAAYDALLLDLDGTVYRGGEAVPGAVEAIKASRDRGVGIRYVTNNASRKPASVAAHLNELGFQAADEEVSTSSQAGAAVLAERLDQGALVLILGTQALADEVTAVGLTTTREFTPEVAAVVQGHSPDTGWRELCEAALAIRNGALWVACNVDATLPTERGLMPGNGSMVAALRAATDVEPVVAGKPARPLMDQAIRSAGARKPLVVGDRLDTDIAGASAAELDALLVLTGVATPAQVLEAPAGLRPRYVSADLSGLLVPVSEVEIGKQPDWDVQVDGDTLTVSGSGDALALLRGLCAAWWQAGGGPVTVHAGDEASMTALAELNIG
- a CDS encoding TlyA family RNA methyltransferase, giving the protein MTRRARLDAELVRRGLARSRAHASELVANGRVTVRGTVATKAATAIEADTPVIVREDDDDPNWASRGAYKLVGALDAFDIEVDGRRCLDAGASTGGFTDVLLRRGAREVVAADVGRGLLLWRLQTDDRVVVLDKTNVRALNPELTGGVVDLVVADLSFISLGLVLPALLSCTAEDGDIVPMVKPQFQVGKDNVGPGGVVRGSRLRAQAVLGVVGEAAELGLRLHGVVASPLPGPSGNVEYFVWLRRGEPLPAEQAEELVATAVREGPK
- a CDS encoding NAD kinase, coding for MTQLNVNGDREILLVVKTGRQTNLRLAEKVAGRFAEAGIRLRVVEDEAADLDRSCYAEVAPASTAAVGTELVFALGGDGTLLRAAELARPFGTPVLGVNLGRVGFLVEAEMDDLDEAVQRVIDRSYHVEERMTLDVAATVQGEVIAHTWALNEASVEKSSRERVLDVVVEVDGRPVSAFGCDGVLCATPTGSTAYAFSAGGPVVWPDLDALLVVPSNAHALFARPFVVSPTSVVAFEIDPHGHPAVLCCDGRRLVELPAGTRVEVAHSSTPVKLVRLKQDPFSDRLVNKFALPVQGWRGPVLD